Genomic DNA from Niallia circulans:
AGATCGGTAACCAGATTCCATTTTAACGCAAGCTGCCAAATGCTTCCTCCCCATAATACGGCAGGCAAATACGGAATAATCCGTGTATGAAGATGTTTTGTTAAGTATACAAATTGTGCTCCAAGCAGCAGTAATGTTATCGCGATAATATATGAACCGCTCCAAACAAACTCTAGCCGAAAAACAGCACTGTAAATAAGACTTGCCAGACCAATCGCGATACTTGTATGCTCCCACGTTTTCTTCAAGTTCATTTCCTTTTTCACTGTGGCTAGGAAAAGAAAGACACCCGCAAAAGCAACAAAGGCCAACGGCATCCAGTCAGACAGAAATTCGTAAGAGAAAAGCTGATAAACTCCTGCACTAGCAGTCACTGTTACCAAGAAATGAACGTTTTTCTTGTTTGTTTCAAGGAGGAAAAGGAAGTAGACAGCACTCATCAACAAGAAATTCCAGCCTTGAAATAGTGAAGATTCATAGAAAAAGCTGATGAATAATGTTGTCACAACCATGTGTACGAGCGTATAAACAGGCAGGAGACGAAGATAACCACTTAACCAGGCTTTTCTGTATCTTGCCATAAACAGAATAATCAAGAAATTAAAGATAACCATTATTAATGTGAACACATCAAGCGGTAAGGACAATGCTAATACCACAAAGGCAACAGTTGACGAAAACGCCGTTAATGCTGATACGCGGAAAAAAGTTGAATCCATTCTTTTTGCCAATTGGTGATATACAAGCACAAGAACTGTTCCCGCGATTGCCCCAAACAGATAGCTCCCTTGCCCTTCATATGACAAATAAAACCCTGCTAAATGAAAGAAACTGACGGAAACAAACCCAATAGGCAGAAATAATCCGCCAAGTACAGTAAAGGCGAAAGCTGTTTTTTCTATTTTTACAACATTTTTTGCGATAAAGCCAAATCCAAAAAACAAAATAGAGACAAAGAAAATACTTGCTGCCTTCATCCAGCCTGCCATTGTGCTCCAATTGCTAGTTGCGACAAACAGGCCACCAAGCAACAGCAAAAAAACACCAAGATACAATAGGTAAGAAATATTCCGTTCACGCATCTCTTCCTTGCTACGGACTTTTTTGATTTTTAGCTCCTTTTCAGGAACTTCTTTTTGTTTTAATATATGCTTTTGATGTGTTGCTTCTTTCTGCGGTAAAACAGCTGCTGCTTCTGTATCATGGACATAGCTCTTATACCCGGAAAAAACTTCATCATATGTTTGAGAACGTATGTATTCTTGCTCTTTAAGCAGTTTCAGCTTTGTCAAAAATGAATTTTCAGTCATTCACCATAACCCCTTATGATAATATTGTACATAATGTGTAATTTTACATTATTTATTAATAAATTTCAATAATATGTACAAAAGTAATAAAAAAACTGCCGGCATATATAGCCCAGCAGCAAAAGAACGCTAATTTGATATTTTTTTCAACCTAAATGCTTCTTTATCAATATTATCTAAGAACGGATTAGGAATATTTTCTTGCTTATATACATAAAGCTCATGCATCGCTCTTGTGCATGCCGTGTAGAACAGCTCTTTTTCCATTTCATTCACATAAACCGAGCTATTATATAAAATAACAGCATCGAACTCAATTCCCTTTGCTAAATAGGCAGGAACTACTGATATTCCCTTTTCATAAGAGATTGTTCCCTTTTCCAATAAACGGACACCACCAGAGCCTTTTAACGATTCATACACTTCGATGCTTTCCTTTTGTGTTTTGCATATAATGGCGATGGTTTTATTACCACTTTCCTTTAAATGCTGCAAATCTTCTTCAATATGGGCCAAAATCGTTTTTTCATTAGGTACTTCTATAACCAACGGCTTATTTCCATGACGGTTAAACGGCTCTATTTCATCACCATTATGTGCCATGCTTCTTGTGAATTCAATAATTTCACTAGTGGAACGATAGCTTTTTGTTAACGTTATTTTCTCCACATCTTCATCCGATCCATCTCTTAAAAACTCATCATTTCCATGTGCAAAGATAGCTTGATTTAAGTCACCTAAAAAAGTCATTTTGCTGTATGGGAAGAGCTTCTTTATATAGCTTATTTGGAATGCTGAATAATCCTGTGCCTCATCTATAAATACTTGCCGAATACCTGTACTTGCTTTTTTCCCCTCCAGCATATCCTTTAAATAAGCGAATGCTGTCGCATCCTCATTCCATAAAATCCTCTGCTCGAGATTAACAATAGTCGAATTCACCAGGCTGGTCCACTTATCACCTGACAGCTCATCTGGTCTTTTGTCAAAGGCATTTTTGTATATTTGCCCATAATCAATAAATCGCAAATTTTTAATGCCCTTATAAATAGACTTGAAACGCTTATTCACAATAACCTTCCGAAGAACAACTTCTTCCTTATCAAAGTAAGCAAATTCATCGTCATCACCGTTATTTTTCTGGGCTGCTTTAAAGGCACTTAAATAATCTTCCTTATCAAGCAGCATCATTTCCTCTTCGACCCAAGACTGTTTTCTTTCTGCTTTAGCATGCTTTCTCATCTCTGATTGGGCCCAATCCTTTAAGCTCTGCATCCGATTTGGAATGGTGATGTGATCATCCAACTCATAGAATTTCCTTGCTAATTCCTCTTTCGAAATCAGCACCTTCTTGCGGAAGGTAATATTTTTAAACACAATACCATTCTTTGATAAACCCTCCATGAATTCATCCAGATGCTCCTTGAATGCAAGACTGCTTTTATATTGAATAGCTGCTAGACGAAGCTTACTGCTTTGTTCATCCTCATCAGAAAGAAGTGCTTCTAACTGAGCAAAAGGATCTTCTACATCAAATGATTTCCCGACCCTATTAAGAATATATTCATGCCATGTTGTCTGCTGCATATTCTCTTCCCCAAGCTCTGGCAGCACTGTCGATACATAGCTGTTGAATAATGGGTTTGGCGAAAAGAGCATAATGTTATCAGATTTAAGCGTATCACGATGTCTGTATAACAAAAATGCGACCCTTTGCAGTGCTGCAGAGGTTTTTCCGCTCCCTGCCACGCCCTGGACAATTAAATATTTACTTGTTTCATTACGGATGATTTTATTCTGTTCCTTTTGAATTGTCGCTACAATGCTTTTCATCATCGAACTAGC
This window encodes:
- the helD gene encoding RNA polymerase recycling motor HelD; translation: MSKKDLEEISKEQQRANMVIQEISKKINKLEMNKKDVGGDAGHLRETFWEDVTVNFDEPDDVLETHISLRQQAELLGERERNIGLIHKQLKTLEKLKYSPYFGRIDFKEEQEDAEAIYIGITSFMDQNDENFYIYDWRAPISSVYYDYSPGDASYKTPEGKIDGELLLKRQFLIREGKILNLFDTGVTIGDELLLEVLGTNASSMMKSIVATIQKEQNKIIRNETSKYLIVQGVAGSGKTSAALQRVAFLLYRHRDTLKSDNIMLFSPNPLFNSYVSTVLPELGEENMQQTTWHEYILNRVGKSFDVEDPFAQLEALLSDEDEQSSKLRLAAIQYKSSLAFKEHLDEFMEGLSKNGIVFKNITFRKKVLISKEELARKFYELDDHITIPNRMQSLKDWAQSEMRKHAKAERKQSWVEEEMMLLDKEDYLSAFKAAQKNNGDDDEFAYFDKEEVVLRKVIVNKRFKSIYKGIKNLRFIDYGQIYKNAFDKRPDELSGDKWTSLVNSTIVNLEQRILWNEDATAFAYLKDMLEGKKASTGIRQVFIDEAQDYSAFQISYIKKLFPYSKMTFLGDLNQAIFAHGNDEFLRDGSDEDVEKITLTKSYRSTSEIIEFTRSMAHNGDEIEPFNRHGNKPLVIEVPNEKTILAHIEEDLQHLKESGNKTIAIICKTQKESIEVYESLKGSGGVRLLEKGTISYEKGISVVPAYLAKGIEFDAVILYNSSVYVNEMEKELFYTACTRAMHELYVYKQENIPNPFLDNIDKEAFRLKKISN